The Calditrichota bacterium DNA window TCCGACGCACGAAGTTACCATCGCTGTGTGCGGCAAATATGTTGAATTGCAGGATTCTTACAAGTCCATTGCCGAATCTTTTGTCCACGCCGGCGTTGCCAACGACACTCGTGTAAATTTGCGCTGGATTGAGGCGGAGGATATTGAAAAAGAAGGAGCGGAAAAATATTTGAGCGATGTTTCCGGTTTGCTTGTACCGGGCGGTTTTGGCAGCCGCGGTATCGAGGGCAAAATTGCCGCGATTCAGTACGTACGCGAAAATAAAATCCCCTTTTTCGGCATCTGTCTCGGATTGCAATGCGCGGTGATCGAATTCGCGCGTCACGTGTGCGGGATGGAAGGCGCCAATAGCACGGAATTTGATGAGCACACGGATTTTCCGGTGATCGATCTGATGGAAGAACAGAAAAGGATCAAGTCCAAGGGCGGCACCATGAGACTCGGCGCTCAACCTTGTGTTGTGAAAAAATCCAGCAGAGCGTTCAAAATTTACGATGCCGAAAAGATTAGCGAGCGCCATCGGCACCGCTATGAAGTCAATAATGATTATCTCGATCAACTCGGCGCGCACGGGCTTATTTTCAGCGGAATCAATCCGGAGCTGGATCTGGTGGAAATGATTGAGTCGTCGGAACATCCCTGGTTTGTGGCAGTGCAATTTCACCCTGAGCTAAAATCTCGGGCGTTGAAACCGCATCCGCTTTTTCGCGAATTTGTCAAAGCGTCGCTGGCGTACAGCAAGAAAAATAACTAGCTTGAGGAAATTTGAAAATATGATTACTGTTACTGTTGGCGAAATAAAGATCGGTCCGAAGCAGCCGCTGGCGTTGATTGCCGGCCCGTGCGTGATTGAGACGGAGAAGATTGCGCTGGAGACCGGCGAGGCCGTGAAAAAGATTACTGACAAATTGGGCATACCTTACATTTACAAATCATCTTACACCAAAGCCAATCGTCAGAGTTTGACTTCGTACACCGGCCCCGGTCTGGAACAAGGTCTGAAAATTTTGGAAAAAGTAAAAAAAGAATTGGGCGTTGCCATTTTGACGGATATTCACACGGCTGCTGAAGCGTCACCCGTGGCAGAAGTTGCTGATGTGTTGCAAATTCCCGCTTTTTTGTGTCGGCAGACAGACATCGTCGTTGCTGCCGCGAAAACCGGGGTGGCCGTCAATATTAAAAAAGGGCAATTCATGGCGCCGGAGGACATGGGACCAGTGGCGCAAAAGGCGGTGAAATCAGGCAATGAACAGGTGATTTTGACGGAACGCGGCGCGACATTTGGCTATCACAATTTAGTTGTTGATTTTCGTTCGCTGGTGATCATGAGAAATTTGGGCTTTCCGGTAGTTTTTGACGCCACGCACAGTTTGCAGCTTCCCGGCGCCGGTGGCGGAAAATCCGGCGGTCAGCCGCAATTCATTTTTCCCTTGGCGCGTGCCGCCGTTGCTGTGGGTTGTCAGGCAATTTTTTTAGAGACGCATCCTTGCGTGGAAGAAGCGCTCTGCGATGCGGCGAATATGCTTCCTTTGCAACAGTTGGAGAATTTACTCGTACAATTAAAACAGATCGCAGAAACGGCGAAAAATTTTGAGGATGTGACTTTTGAACTCTGAACGTGAGAAGGAAGTTTTGGATAAAGCGAAAAAAATAAAATTGATTCTGCTGGACGTGGACGGCGTTTTGACAGACGGCGGCGTGATTTACGGTGCTGACGGCGAAGAATTAAAAATTTTCGATGTCAAAGACGGGCTGGGAATTAAATTAGCTCAAGCGACAGGATTGAAGGTAGGAATTATTAGCGGCAGAGCCTCCGCTGCGCTGGAAAAGCGCGCGTCGGATTTGAAATTAGATATTTTTTTTCAGGGTCAGCGGGACAAGCGCGCTGGCTACGAGATGATCAAGGAGACGATGGGAGTGACCGATCAGGAAGTCGCTTACGTCGCTGACGACATAAATGATCTGCCGGTCTTTGTGCAGGTCGGATTGAAAATCGCCGTGAACGATGCCGTCGCGGAAATTCGCAAGCGCGCCGATTATGTGACCAAGAGACGCGGCGGAAGAGGAGCCGTGCGCGAGGTTGTGGAATTGATTTTGGAAGGCCAAAATAAAATGGAAACCGCAGTTCAAAATTTTTTGAAATAAAAAGCCGGAGAACTTTTTTCATGGCTATCGGAAAAAAAATTGTCTTTCTGACGATGTTCGTTGTTGCGGCGGCTTTTTCAGCGAAAGCGCTGGCGCAAGAATCACCACTGACGCTGGCAGTGATGGATTTCAAAAACAGCAGCGAACGCGCGCGCTACGACCGGTTGGAACGCGCCGTGGCGGAAATGCTGAAGACCGAACTGTCTCAATGCCGGCAGATCGCTGTGCTGGAACGAAAAAAAATCGAATCGATTCTGTCGGAATACGCGCTGGCGCAAGCTGGCTACATCAAACCCGAGCACGCGCTGGAAGTGGGCAAGTTAGCCGGAGCGGAATACATCATCACCGGCGAGATTCAGCGGGTGAGCGGCGACTTGCGCATTGACGCGCATCTGATTCGCGTGTCCACGGGACAAATCCTGGGCGAGAAAGTGACCGGCAGCGGCGAGGAAAATCTTCAGCCGATGGTTCGCATGTTGG harbors:
- the kdsA gene encoding 3-deoxy-8-phosphooctulonate synthase, which codes for MITVTVGEIKIGPKQPLALIAGPCVIETEKIALETGEAVKKITDKLGIPYIYKSSYTKANRQSLTSYTGPGLEQGLKILEKVKKELGVAILTDIHTAAEASPVAEVADVLQIPAFLCRQTDIVVAAAKTGVAVNIKKGQFMAPEDMGPVAQKAVKSGNEQVILTERGATFGYHNLVVDFRSLVIMRNLGFPVVFDATHSLQLPGAGGGKSGGQPQFIFPLARAAVAVGCQAIFLETHPCVEEALCDAANMLPLQQLENLLVQLKQIAETAKNFEDVTFEL
- a CDS encoding HAD hydrolase family protein, translating into MNSEREKEVLDKAKKIKLILLDVDGVLTDGGVIYGADGEELKIFDVKDGLGIKLAQATGLKVGIISGRASAALEKRASDLKLDIFFQGQRDKRAGYEMIKETMGVTDQEVAYVADDINDLPVFVQVGLKIAVNDAVAEIRKRADYVTKRRGGRGAVREVVELILEGQNKMETAVQNFLK